From the Gramella sp. Hel_I_59 genome, one window contains:
- the mltG gene encoding endolytic transglycosylase MltG — protein MYIKKIILAIAILGLIGAGIFSYYIYNSIFTSNIKMEDSEKVVYIPTGATFQSVLDTLDPYIKDKESFRLVAEKKGYASKVRPGRYTIEKGMNNNDLVNRLRVGNNPVKVIFNNQERLENLAGRISQQIEADSVELLKAFKNPKFLAENDLDENTGLGMYIPNQYEFYWNTSAEEFQQRMKKEYDRFWTAEKLEKAEQIGLTPSEVITIASIVQKETAKVDERPRVAGVYMNRFKNGWKLDADPTVIYAIKRQTQNFDTIIKRVLYKDLEIDSPYNTYKYSTLPPGPIWMPDISSINAVLNYEDHDYFYFVANVENFGYHKFAKNLAQHNRNKQEYVRWINKQGIRR, from the coding sequence ATGTACATTAAGAAAATTATTCTGGCAATTGCGATTCTGGGTTTAATTGGCGCAGGTATTTTTAGTTACTATATATACAATAGCATCTTCACCTCAAATATTAAAATGGAGGATTCAGAGAAAGTAGTGTATATTCCAACTGGCGCTACATTCCAATCGGTTCTTGATACGCTGGATCCTTATATTAAAGACAAAGAGTCCTTTAGACTGGTGGCAGAGAAGAAAGGTTATGCTTCTAAAGTCAGACCAGGAAGATATACTATCGAAAAAGGGATGAATAATAATGATCTGGTGAACAGGTTGAGAGTTGGAAACAATCCGGTAAAGGTAATTTTCAATAACCAGGAACGTCTGGAAAATCTGGCGGGTAGGATATCTCAGCAAATCGAAGCGGATAGTGTGGAGTTGTTGAAAGCCTTTAAAAATCCTAAATTTCTAGCTGAAAATGATTTAGATGAGAACACAGGTTTAGGAATGTACATACCAAACCAGTATGAATTTTACTGGAATACTTCTGCGGAAGAATTTCAGCAGCGAATGAAAAAGGAATACGACAGGTTCTGGACTGCTGAAAAGTTAGAGAAGGCTGAACAAATTGGTTTAACTCCATCTGAAGTGATCACCATTGCTTCAATCGTTCAAAAAGAAACAGCAAAGGTTGATGAGCGTCCTAGAGTGGCCGGAGTTTATATGAACCGATTCAAAAATGGATGGAAGCTGGATGCAGATCCAACAGTCATTTATGCCATTAAGAGACAAACTCAGAATTTTGATACGATCATCAAACGAGTTCTTTATAAAGATCTGGAAATAGATTCACCTTATAACACTTATAAATATTCTACGCTGCCGCCGGGACCAATCTGGATGCCCGATATTTCATCTATCAATGCGGTACTAAATTACGAGGATCACGATTATTTTTATTTCGTAGCAAATGTTGAAAATTTCGGCTACCATAAATTTGCTAAAAACTTAGCGCAACATAACCGAAATAAGCAGGAATATGTGCGTTGGATCAACAAGCAGGGAATAAGGCGTTAG
- a CDS encoding GNAT family protein, whose translation MLTLNGKKIFLRALEPEDLDFVHEIENNENFWEVSSTQTPYSKFLIRQYIENAHRDIYDIKQLRLVICTKRGRAVGLIDVFDLDIKDQRAALGILIADPKDRKKGYGRESLSLLCDFCFTHLGLHQVYANVTEGNEDSKKVFEKNGFRKVGLKKDWSMHNGEYKDEILYQLINDVH comes from the coding sequence ATGTTAACATTAAATGGAAAGAAAATATTCCTAAGAGCGCTGGAGCCGGAAGATCTGGATTTTGTTCATGAAATTGAAAATAATGAGAATTTCTGGGAAGTAAGTTCGACGCAGACTCCATATTCCAAATTCTTGATTCGCCAGTATATTGAGAATGCACACCGTGATATCTATGATATTAAACAGTTAAGACTCGTTATCTGTACGAAAAGGGGTAGAGCTGTAGGTCTTATCGACGTTTTCGATCTTGATATTAAGGATCAGCGTGCTGCACTTGGTATCCTGATCGCAGATCCCAAAGATCGTAAAAAAGGCTATGGAAGAGAAAGTCTTTCGTTGTTATGCGATTTCTGTTTTACTCACCTGGGATTACACCAGGTTTACGCAAATGTAACTGAAGGCAACGAAGACAGTAAGAAGGTCTTTGAAAAGAATGGCTTTAGAAAAGTAGGCTTAAAGAAAGATTGGAGCATGCATAATGGGGAATATAAAGATGAAATACTTTATCAATTGATCAACGATGTACATTAA
- the dapF gene encoding diaminopimelate epimerase → MNLEFYKYQGTGNDFVMIDNRDLKVSKNNTKLIKQLCDRRFGIGGDGLILLEEPDAAEDDFKMVYFNADGNPSSMCGNGGRCLVAFANYLGIVEKTARFTAIDGPHKATISEGIVSLKMQNVTDLKLQEEYSFLDTGSPHHVVFVEDVQSEDVRQKGSEIRYSEMYKDNNGTNVNFVQQINDGVLKVRTYERGVEDETFSCGTGVTAVAIAAYQTGKIQNKEVKLETPGGSLEVKFEKTGSGFENIWLTGPAVQVFKGEIVC, encoded by the coding sequence ATGAATCTAGAATTCTATAAATACCAGGGCACCGGGAACGATTTTGTCATGATCGATAACCGTGATCTTAAAGTATCCAAAAATAATACCAAATTGATCAAACAGCTGTGTGACAGAAGATTCGGAATTGGGGGTGACGGACTCATCCTGCTCGAGGAACCTGATGCTGCTGAAGACGATTTTAAAATGGTCTATTTCAACGCAGACGGTAATCCAAGTAGCATGTGTGGGAATGGAGGACGCTGTCTGGTCGCTTTTGCGAACTACCTGGGAATAGTTGAAAAAACCGCCCGGTTTACTGCAATAGATGGGCCGCACAAAGCTACGATCAGCGAAGGTATTGTAAGTTTGAAAATGCAGAATGTGACGGATCTCAAGCTTCAGGAGGAATATAGTTTCCTGGATACTGGTTCGCCGCATCACGTAGTTTTTGTGGAAGATGTGCAATCTGAAGACGTTCGGCAGAAGGGTTCAGAAATTCGATATTCTGAAATGTATAAAGATAATAATGGCACTAATGTAAATTTTGTGCAGCAAATCAATGATGGGGTTCTAAAGGTACGTACTTATGAACGCGGAGTAGAGGATGAGACCTTTTCCTGTGGTACTGGAGTTACAGCAGTGGCAATCGCGGCCTACCAAACTGGTAAGATCCAGAATAAAGAAGTTAAGCTTGAAACACCTGGAGGTTCTTTGGAAGTAAAGTTCGAGAAAACAGGTTCAGGATTTGAAAATATCTGGCTAACGGGGCCGGCTGTTCAGGTTTTTAAAGGTGAAATTGTATGTTAA